Part of the Rhodoflexus caldus genome, ATTCCTGAATCGTTCAACGTATTGATTCACGAATTGCGTGGTCTGGCACTGGAAGTTACGATGGACTAACTGACAGTAATATAAACTACTGTAAAACAGCCTTCTGCGAAAAGCAGGAGGCTGTTTTTGTTTGTATGATAGATTGATTACATATACTGCTGCTAAATAGGTAAACAAATTGAATCGTGTCGCATATGTTTGATAGGGATTTTTTGATAGCTAAAATCATAGACTGCTGATTTTCAATGTCTTACTTCGCGTAAATATCAAGAGATTTGTGGACAGTAAACTAATTCCACAGGAAAAAATTGATAGAAAAACTGATGCAGGCAAGCGAAATATAGTGCAATACTAATGGGAAGCAGGTAAAGGCGGCAAATTAAGCCAATTGGTAAGTATGATGTTGTTATATGGTCTTTTATTTCAACTTTTTATGTTATAAATACCATCTTAGCTGTAATAGTTAAATAAATTAATCATTAAAAGTGGATATATGAAAAAAATACTACCGATAATTTGCTTATCTGCTTATTTATTTATTTATTACATCATGTTTAACCTAAATTCGAAAACAGATGAAAAACATGATGAAAATGATGGTTGCTGTGGCGGTGTTTGCTATGGCAGTGTTGGTTACACCGGAATCTACGGGCGCAGGAGTTCCTGAAGAGAAGATTGTACATAATACGTATAGTGACTGTGAAACCAGTTCCGGTCTTGGTGATGTGGTGTTTAGGGAGGAACGAATCCTAATTGATGAGATTGAGTTTATAGAAAGTTGATATTTATTCATGGCGGATTAATGCTGATTGCACTGTAGATATTACTGTTGATACAACCTGTACTCTTTAATGCTTGCAAACTGGGGTAAATTTTTTATGGCCTCAGTTTGTAGAAAAAATATTTATCCTATGTTTTACTTCATCATAATTATTTGCCGGTTATTTGCCGTAGCCTTCTACCCACAACCACCCATAAAGGCTGTGCGGGTAACATATAGCCATGTAAGCAAACAGATAGCCTCTGATCCTGCAAAGCTCGGTAAAGAATTTATCCGCACCCACGAGAATATTTTGGAAAGTACTTCGGCTCATTCAGTTTACAAAACTGTACCCAAGGGGACTTTTCAATCCAAGAGAAAAGCAACAGAGAAGGATGAAGCGATTAACCCTAAAATATTGGCAGGGCAGGAAGTAAAAGAGAGCTATAGTGTAGCTAATCAGCAGTTATTCAAGTTTTTTGCTGACAGATTGCAAGTATCGGTATATCTCATTGGTAATCAGAAGCTTCGTTCCGAAACAAGCCTACATGGCTATAACTGGGTATTGACGAATGAAAGAACTGTTATTGCAGGCATGAATTGCCAAAAAGCTACAACCGTTATGAGAGAGCAGCCTATTTCGGTAGAAGCATGGTTTACAGATGATATTGCTATCTCAAACGGCCCGTCTGTTTTTCATGGGCTGCCCGGGCTGATTCTAAAAATTGAAACCTCTCAGTACACGATTACAGCAGATAAGATACAGTTTACTGAGCCGCCTGTAATCAAAAAAACCCGTAGATGGTGAGCTTGTCAGACAGGAGCATTTACGCCAACGTATCAGAGAAGTATCAACAGAGGTACGACGGAGAGGATATTAAGAAAAATCTATGCCAGTTAATAGTTATCAAAACTATTGGTTGAAAAAGGCGGCAGAAGAAAAAGATCTAAGCCAATAAGGAACGATAACTAAATCATCTGGCGTATTTATGGTTATTACATGGTTACTTATTTAGTCTTTATATGTTGCAAACACCATCATATCTACAATAGTTAAGTTAATTAACCATTAAAAGTGGGTAGATGAAAAAAAATACTACCGATAATTTGCTTATCTGCTTATTTATTTATTTATTTATTGCATCATGTTTAACCTAAATTCAAAAACAGATGAAAAACATGATTAGAATGATGGCTGCGGTGGCGGTGTTGTTTGTATCAACTGCTGCCAACACTCCTAAGATGATTATTGAAGGCTGTATTCCTTCAACAGAAATTACAATTAGAGAATATATAGACTACACTTTTTTCTCGTATGGGCAATTTCTTATGCTATGGTCTTGTGTAGAGCACTCTATTGAAGTTGTTAAGGCTGATTGTAGCAGACAGAAATGGTCTCAAATTGATTGTGTACCGATGTAATGACAAAGTTCATGCTATCTGCATATGAATGACAGAGCATGGTTTCATAAATGAGAATTACTGACAATGAGAAAAAGTATAGTATTATCGTTTTTATGTTGCCTGATTGTACAGTTCTGTATTGCGCAGGCCGTTGAGGTAACTTACATCCAACAGGTGAAAAACATACCTCAGAAGGCGCGTGCTGATATGAGCGATGCTGCCCTGAAATTTTTATTCACTACTCGTGCCGTTTTACAGGCAACCAATGATGTTTCATGGTATCAGGAATTGGGGGAAATGGTTTTTACTGAGAAAAAATCTACTACCAACAAAGATTTACCTGCCAATCTGCCACTGAAACAAGAAGAAATAACTTCTATCCAATCGGAGAAAGTTTACAGGAAGTCTTTAAATGACACCTATAAGTCGTTTAAGGAGCAATCGCTGGTATTAATGTACCGTTCTGTGGCGCATGTTTTCCGTATAGAAGAGGTATTGCCTGCATATAACTGGACGATTACAAATGAGGTTGCTACTATTGCAGGTCTGATATGCAAAAAAGCAACGACTATGACTACTATGCAGCCACAATTGCCCGTAGAGGCATGGTTTACTGATGAAATTCCTATTTCCAGTGGTCCTGGTTCGTTTCACGGATTGCCCGGCTTGATTTTAAAAATAGAAACGCCTGTATTTTCTGTTGCGGCAGATAAAGTTCGGTTTGTAACGTCGCCTGTCATCAAAAAGCCAACAGAAGGGGAGCTCGTAACATCTGAACAGCTCATGCAGCGCATATCCCAAAGACCCAAAGCCGATAATTAAATCACCTTGTCTCTATGTTGTCTATATCATAAAAACACGTTTCACTTGCACTGCTGCTGTCTTTATTAGCCCCCCCCTCTCTTTGCCCAATCTGTTAGGATAGAACATGTGGAGGAGTCCAAACGAAAATTTCCACATTGAAAACCCTGAAATTAAGCGCTGGACAGATAGTCGCTTAGTAGCAGCAGGTGATTTATTTGAGTCGTTGAAAAAAATAGCAGAAGAAAAAATATCTAAGCCAGTAAAGAACGATAACTAAATCATCTGGCGTATTTATGTTATTACATGGTTGCTTATTTAGCCTTTACATGTTGTAAACACCATCATATCTACAATAGTTAAGCTAATTAACCATTAAAAGTGGGTATATGGAAAAAAATACTACCGATAATTTGCTTATCTGCTTATTTATTTATTTATTTATTGCATCATCTTTAATCTAAACCTAAAACAAAATGAAAAAGATGATTAAAATGATGGTTGCTGTGGCGGTGTTTGCTATGATGGCAGTTGTAATGCCTCTTGAATCTAAAGCATCTTCTAGTATTAAATCCCTAATCGTAAATGAAACAGGTAGTGCTAAAATTTTAATAGAGACAACGATTTCACCCACAGCTAAAGTTACGACTCCGCTGCGTAATTGTCAGAAAGTAACAGAGATTGAAATTAGTTTTTCAGAAGGAGATGTGTATTACAACGGTGTTCTTCATCATTGGGAGTGTACAGGGGTAAGTATTAAAGGACATGATGCTAATTGTAAGCCTATTCAAACAGAGATAGAATGGGACTGCATGATATATCAAGTTTACCAGGCGTAGATAAAAGTACAATAGTTTACTGTTTGATTTAAACTATTGTACTTTGAGTAATTTAATTTTTATATAATTTTTTATTTTAAATATTATGAATAATATAAAATGTATTTGCTTTTTTATATTTTATTTTTTACTAGGAGTCATTCCTTTACTACGTGCGCAATCTGTGCGAGTAGAATATTTAGAGGTATCTAAACGGGAGTTTAAGCCTGGCACCAGTCAGGCTGCTATGGATTTCATGCGATTTACGCAAACAGTTTTAACAACTGATGCAGAGTTATCTTGGTATGAAGCGCTTGGTGAAAAGTCATTTATCGAAACGCTGGATGTAAAAACTATCAAGCCTGAACTATTGCAGCAATTACCTCTGAAAGATATGGAGCAAGCCAATGTTCGCTCTTCAAAGATTTGGACAAAGAACAGAGCAAATGAATATAAATCATTGATAGCGAATCAAACTACATCATATATGTACATTGGGCATCAGAAATTTCACATAGAGTCGCCCATTTATACTTATGATTGGAAGATTACAGCAGATACTGCTACGATAGCCGGAATGCGTTGCAAGAAGGCTCAAACCACCTCAAAAAATGGTATTGCAGTGGAAGCATGGTTTACCGATGATATACCTATTGCTAATGGACCTGATATGTATCATGGATTACCCGGGCTGATTTTAAGAGTTGAGACCCCTCAAAGGATTATTTCAGCACAAAAAATTACTTTCATTGATGCTTTTGATATCAAGAAACCTGCGGACAGCGAACTAATTCCACAGGAAAAATTGATGGAAAAACTGATGCAGGCAAGCGAGATGGAGCGCAATGCGCGTGGAAAGCAGGTAAAGCCGGGAAACTAAGCAAGTTGGTAAGTATCATATTGGTTGCATGGTTACTTATTTAGCCTTTACATGTTGCAAACACCATCATATCTACAATAGTTAAGCTAATTAACCATTAAAAGTGGGTATATGGAAAAAAATACTACCGATAATTTGCTTATCTGCTTATTTATTTATTTATTTATTTATTGCATCATCTTTAATCTAAACCTAAAACAAAATGAAAAAGATGATTAAAATGATGGTTGCTGTGGCGGTGTTTGCTACCGTAGGCTTATTTTCCAACCATGCAGAGGCGTCAGCTAAGCCAATGTCAAAACAGAAGCATTTGAAATCAATGGCAAGTCCATTTAAAAGTATAAAGCTTGTAAAGGAAAAAGTGGTAGAGGGTTGTCAGGCTAGTACGGAAATTACTATAATGGCTTATTCAATTCTCGTTCTAGAAATAGATGGCTCTTATGGTTTTAGAGATTGTACACAGGTTTATGGCAGACATGTAAAGCCTAATTGTGAAATTATAGACTATCTGTCAATACCAGATTGTATTTAATTAATTATTTTTTGATGCTTGGATTATTATTGACTATTTATCAATAATAGACCAAGCAGCTATCTTATTATGTTTGATATTACTAATAATTAAAAAATGATTTATAAATCAATTTTATCAGCTTTTTTATTGGTTGTTACTTCTGGACTGTCTTGTTACGCTCAGAAATTGACTGCTCAATGTGTCCAAGTAGAATATCGCGAGGTATTGAAAGATGCTATTCTTAGTCAAATGCGGCCTGAAACTGCCTCTATGTTGAAGAATAAGAGAGCAATTTTGCGAGCAACAACAAATGAATCTTACTACGAGGAGTTGGGTAGTAAGACTCAGATCAAAGAAGTATCAGATCCCCCTCAAAAAGCTCCACTCCTCTTTGAAGATCAGCAGGGTGCTTCTTTGAACATGACAATGATACATAATGTAACCATGATGGACTGGTATAAGAATTTTGACTCTCAGAAGTCAATTCAGATATATCGGGTAGGTGATAAAAAAGCGCGTTTGGAAAACCCTCTTTACACACATGAATGGGAGATTACGAATGAGCGTGCGGTAATCGCAGGAATGAATTGTAAGAAAGCTG contains:
- a CDS encoding GLPGLI family protein, giving the protein MRKSIVLSFLCCLIVQFCIAQAVEVTYIQQVKNIPQKARADMSDAALKFLFTTRAVLQATNDVSWYQELGEMVFTEKKSTTNKDLPANLPLKQEEITSIQSEKVYRKSLNDTYKSFKEQSLVLMYRSVAHVFRIEEVLPAYNWTITNEVATIAGLICKKATTMTTMQPQLPVEAWFTDEIPISSGPGSFHGLPGLILKIETPVFSVAADKVRFVTSPVIKKPTEGELVTSEQLMQRISQRPKADN
- a CDS encoding GLPGLI family protein, with the protein product MNNIKCICFFIFYFLLGVIPLLRAQSVRVEYLEVSKREFKPGTSQAAMDFMRFTQTVLTTDAELSWYEALGEKSFIETLDVKTIKPELLQQLPLKDMEQANVRSSKIWTKNRANEYKSLIANQTTSYMYIGHQKFHIESPIYTYDWKITADTATIAGMRCKKAQTTSKNGIAVEAWFTDDIPIANGPDMYHGLPGLILRVETPQRIISAQKITFIDAFDIKKPADSELIPQEKLMEKLMQASEMERNARGKQVKPGN
- a CDS encoding GLPGLI family protein; the encoded protein is MLANWGKFFMASVCRKNIYPMFYFIIIICRLFAVAFYPQPPIKAVRVTYSHVSKQIASDPAKLGKEFIRTHENILESTSAHSVYKTVPKGTFQSKRKATEKDEAINPKILAGQEVKESYSVANQQLFKFFADRLQVSVYLIGNQKLRSETSLHGYNWVLTNERTVIAGMNCQKATTVMREQPISVEAWFTDDIAISNGPSVFHGLPGLILKIETSQYTITADKIQFTEPPVIKKTRRW
- a CDS encoding GLPGLI family protein → MIYKSILSAFLLVVTSGLSCYAQKLTAQCVQVEYREVLKDAILSQMRPETASMLKNKRAILRATTNESYYEELGSKTQIKEVSDPPQKAPLLFEDQQGASLNMTMIHNVTMMDWYKNFDSQKSIQIYRVGDKKARLENPLYTHEWEITNERAVIAGMNCKKAVRNHPEKPVVEAWFTDEIPITGGPSAFHGLPGLILKVETEQVICEAERIQFIEPFNMETLVKGELLDPNTFKQRISELFSESFKEQMMKKNK